From one Zhongshania sp. R06B22 genomic stretch:
- a CDS encoding AMP-binding protein — translation MKDLRIFSNLIEDKKNASPNLDVLTFVNLLPCGDLEHEIRTYRNLWDQGQRVFSALKNEDMAPGESFGIVMQNHPEFVDCMVGSSLAATVFVPIDPRTNGERLEYMLSWADCKGVVCADYCLHNVLAACKSLPQIRWIWVVSSGELVKLPINDLRLKRWSDISLASLTENQGRVRSADETMQMLYTSGTTGDPKAIRAPYTRYDTVSSIGPMIGLTEHDRPYTGLSLTHANAQLISLGNILKMGLRGVISRKFTKSRLWDICRAYDCTTFNLLGGMTTAIYSEAVRASDRNNPVRFILSAGMPAAIWSDFSKRFNVELFEFYGAAEGGMMFNPPGAGPVGSIGKPPESLIARIVNEEGAACPPGQRGEIVFEAAAGPKLAVEYYKNPESSNKKTRNGVLYMGDIGHQDEDGWFYFDSRKGDEVRRNGEFVDIAKIEKIIAEFDDIEDVFVYGIPSLNGAPGEKDIIAAVVPVEAKLFDPDVLVNHCRDALGRNDLPSYIQVMAEIPKTASEKPQSRFCYELFMEQKNHIYDVAS, via the coding sequence ATGAAGGACCTTAGAATATTTTCGAACTTGATTGAAGATAAGAAAAATGCCAGTCCCAACCTAGATGTACTGACTTTCGTCAACCTACTACCCTGTGGTGATCTTGAACATGAAATAAGAACCTACCGTAATTTATGGGACCAGGGGCAGCGGGTCTTTTCAGCATTGAAAAACGAAGATATGGCGCCGGGTGAAAGCTTTGGTATTGTGATGCAGAACCATCCTGAGTTTGTCGACTGCATGGTCGGTAGCTCGCTTGCCGCGACAGTATTTGTGCCGATAGATCCGCGTACAAATGGTGAGCGTTTGGAGTATATGCTTAGCTGGGCAGATTGTAAGGGTGTCGTCTGTGCAGATTATTGTCTTCATAACGTTTTGGCCGCGTGTAAGAGTTTGCCGCAGATACGCTGGATTTGGGTGGTCTCCAGTGGTGAGTTAGTTAAGTTGCCGATCAATGATTTACGTCTTAAAAGATGGAGTGATATCTCCTTGGCATCACTGACAGAAAATCAGGGACGAGTGCGCAGTGCCGATGAGACGATGCAAATGCTCTATACATCAGGTACTACCGGGGATCCTAAGGCTATTCGTGCGCCTTACACTCGTTACGATACGGTTTCATCGATAGGGCCAATGATTGGCCTGACAGAACATGATCGGCCATATACCGGTTTGTCACTTACTCACGCCAATGCTCAGCTCATTAGTTTGGGCAATATTTTAAAAATGGGTTTGCGCGGTGTTATTAGTAGAAAATTCACTAAGTCTAGATTGTGGGATATCTGCCGAGCCTATGACTGCACTACCTTTAACTTACTTGGCGGTATGACCACTGCTATTTATAGTGAAGCAGTTCGCGCGAGTGACAGAAACAACCCCGTGCGGTTTATTCTAAGTGCCGGTATGCCTGCTGCTATATGGAGTGACTTCAGCAAGCGATTTAATGTCGAGCTTTTTGAATTCTACGGCGCTGCCGAGGGTGGCATGATGTTTAATCCGCCTGGGGCCGGTCCAGTCGGCAGTATCGGCAAACCACCGGAAAGCTTAATAGCGCGGATTGTTAATGAAGAAGGTGCTGCCTGCCCGCCAGGTCAGCGTGGCGAAATTGTATTTGAGGCTGCTGCGGGGCCGAAGTTGGCGGTTGAATATTATAAAAATCCGGAATCATCGAATAAAAAGACCCGTAACGGTGTTCTGTACATGGGTGATATTGGCCATCAAGACGAAGACGGCTGGTTTTACTTTGACAGCCGCAAAGGTGATGAAGTTAGACGTAATGGCGAGTTTGTTGATATTGCAAAAATAGAAAAAATCATCGCTGAATTCGATGATATTGAGGATGTGTTTGTCTACGGTATTCCATCGCTAAATGGCGCTCCCGGGGAAAAAGACATTATTGCTGCAGTTGTTCCTGTTGAAGCGAAGCTATTTGATCCTGATGTGTTAGTTAACCATTGTAGAGATGCTTTGGGTCGAAATGATTTGCCGAGTTATATTCAGGTGATGGCGGAAATTCCAAAAACGGCGTCGGAAAAACCGCAGTCCAGATTTTGCTATGAATTGTTTATGGAGCAAAAGAATCATATCTACGATGTGGCGTCATAA
- the panB gene encoding 3-methyl-2-oxobutanoate hydroxymethyltransferase, producing the protein MSKVNILKLLTKKQQHEKFAVVTCYDASFARLVQKAGIDAILVGDSLGMVLQGRDSTLPVTIDDMAYHTACVTRGCDQPLIISDMPFGSYNSAQQCADNAATLMRAGAHMVKIEGGGWLAESITRLNQAGIPVCGHLGLTPQSVNVLGGYRVQGRDNDQAKAILADALSLEAAGAAMLVLECVPRKLAAEITNSLKIPVIGIGAGSNTDAQVLVLHDLLGITEKTARFVRNFADGATSVEDALKRYNTAVADGSFPADEHSFD; encoded by the coding sequence ATGAGCAAGGTTAATATCCTCAAACTGCTGACAAAAAAGCAACAGCATGAAAAATTTGCCGTGGTCACGTGCTACGACGCCAGCTTTGCCAGGCTTGTGCAAAAAGCGGGCATAGATGCCATTCTGGTCGGCGACTCATTGGGCATGGTGCTGCAGGGCCGAGACTCTACCCTCCCCGTCACTATTGACGATATGGCATATCACACCGCCTGCGTAACGCGCGGCTGCGATCAACCACTGATCATCAGCGATATGCCCTTTGGCAGCTACAACAGCGCTCAACAATGTGCCGATAATGCGGCCACATTGATGCGTGCGGGCGCACACATGGTCAAAATTGAGGGTGGTGGCTGGCTAGCGGAGAGCATCACTCGGCTAAATCAGGCGGGCATTCCTGTCTGCGGCCATCTCGGACTCACACCGCAATCTGTCAACGTATTAGGCGGCTATCGCGTGCAGGGCCGTGACAACGACCAAGCCAAGGCCATTCTCGCCGATGCCTTAAGCCTAGAAGCCGCTGGCGCAGCGATGCTGGTGCTTGAATGCGTGCCTCGCAAGCTTGCCGCTGAAATCACTAACTCGCTTAAAATCCCGGTCATCGGAATCGGTGCGGGAAGCAACACCGACGCCCAAGTACTGGTGTTACACGACCTCCTCGGTATAACCGAGAAAACGGCACGCTTCGTACGCAACTTTGCGGATGGCGCCACTAGTGTCGAAGATGCGCTAAAACGCTATAATACCGCCGTCGCCGACGGTAGCTTTCCCGCAGACGAGCATAGTTTTGACTAA
- a CDS encoding pteridine reductase, translated as MNVVAGNGSAPVALVTGAAQRLGAEICRSLHARGYRIIIHYRHSHVAAEELRDELNSLRDDSAVILAADMNSLTELKNLAAKAISQWQRLDVLINNASGFYPTPVVSADENDWDALFNSNLKGPFFLSQAVAPALKASTGCIVNLVDIYAQKPLSGFPIYSMAKAGVAMMTQSLALELAPDVRVNGVSPGAILWPEEETDYSIKEKQHLKQRVPLQRQGDATDIAQTVTFLVADAPYITGQIIAVDGGRSVST; from the coding sequence GTGAACGTTGTGGCGGGCAATGGCAGTGCTCCCGTTGCCTTAGTGACGGGAGCCGCGCAGCGCTTGGGTGCGGAAATTTGCCGCAGTCTTCACGCCCGCGGTTACCGTATTATTATTCATTATCGACACTCCCATGTCGCCGCTGAAGAGTTGCGGGACGAGTTAAATTCCCTGCGTGATGATTCTGCGGTGATACTTGCAGCCGATATGAATTCTTTGACTGAGCTTAAGAATTTGGCTGCCAAGGCGATATCCCAGTGGCAGCGCTTGGACGTATTGATTAATAATGCGTCGGGTTTTTACCCAACGCCTGTGGTGAGCGCGGATGAAAACGATTGGGACGCGCTGTTCAATAGTAATCTGAAGGGGCCATTTTTTCTGTCGCAGGCGGTGGCGCCAGCCTTAAAAGCAAGTACAGGTTGTATCGTTAATCTCGTTGATATTTATGCTCAGAAGCCCTTGAGTGGCTTCCCTATTTACTCCATGGCTAAAGCGGGTGTGGCGATGATGACGCAATCATTGGCGCTTGAGCTTGCCCCAGATGTTCGCGTGAACGGTGTTTCTCCGGGTGCGATTTTATGGCCAGAAGAAGAGACCGATTACAGCATCAAAGAAAAGCAGCACCTCAAGCAGCGGGTTCCACTTCAGCGCCAGGGAGACGCGACTGATATCGCTCAAACGGTGACTTTTTTGGTGGCAGATGCCCCTTATATTACCGGGCAAATAATCGCAGTTGATGGCGGTCGTTCAGTATCTACATAG
- the acs gene encoding acetate--CoA ligase, with amino-acid sequence MSKPNVHPVPPTFAASAHINKAQYDEMYHQSLYDADNFWAAQADTFLSWDKRWHTVNSYDFTKGEASWFDGGKLNVAYNCIDRHLETRGEQTAIIWEGDNPSESLHITYRELHTAVCKLANVMLAQGVTKGDRVCIYMPMIPEAAYAMLACARIGAVHSVVFGGFSPEALKDRIQNADCKMLITADEGLRSGKKIPLKSNADRALSNCPSIESCLVVKRTGGEIDWQDDRDIWYHDAVANASADCPAIAVESEAPLFILYTSGSTGKPKGVMHTSAGYLLQSAMSHKYVFDYKDGEIFWCTADVGWITGHSYIVYGPLANGATTLLFEGVPTYPDASRFWQVVDKHKVNIFYTAPTALRSLMGAGDEFVEKTDRSSLRLLGTVGEPINPEAWEWYHRVIGDSRCPIVDTWWQTETGAHMLTPLPGAIDMKPGSATRPFFGVEPALLDSDDKEIVGPGEGLLVIKRSWPGQIRSVYGDHQRLIETYFSTHPGYYFTGDGARRDADGDYWITGRVDDVLNISGHRMGTAEVESALVLHEDVAEAAVVGYPHDIKGQGIYAYVTLMHDIEGSDELSRELIALCVKEIGPIAKPDLIQWAPGLPKTRSGKIMRRILRKISANELDTLGDISTLADPAVVEELIDHRMNR; translated from the coding sequence ATGAGCAAGCCGAACGTACATCCCGTGCCCCCGACTTTTGCGGCAAGTGCGCATATCAATAAAGCGCAATATGATGAGATGTACCACCAATCACTCTATGACGCCGATAATTTTTGGGCAGCCCAAGCCGATACCTTTTTAAGTTGGGACAAGCGCTGGCACACCGTAAACAGCTATGACTTTACGAAGGGCGAAGCCAGTTGGTTTGACGGCGGTAAACTCAACGTCGCTTATAACTGCATAGACCGGCATCTCGAAACCCGCGGCGAGCAAACCGCCATTATTTGGGAGGGCGACAACCCCAGCGAATCACTCCATATCACCTACCGAGAGCTTCATACTGCGGTCTGTAAACTGGCGAACGTGATGCTCGCCCAAGGGGTGACCAAGGGCGATCGCGTCTGTATTTACATGCCGATGATTCCCGAAGCGGCATACGCGATGCTAGCCTGCGCCCGTATTGGCGCCGTTCACTCGGTTGTGTTTGGCGGTTTCTCACCGGAAGCACTCAAAGACCGCATCCAAAATGCCGATTGTAAAATGCTGATCACGGCCGATGAGGGTTTACGCAGTGGCAAAAAGATTCCCCTCAAGTCCAATGCAGACCGCGCTCTTAGCAACTGCCCTAGCATAGAGTCCTGCCTAGTAGTAAAACGCACCGGCGGCGAAATCGATTGGCAAGATGATCGCGACATCTGGTATCACGATGCCGTCGCCAATGCCTCGGCTGATTGTCCTGCGATAGCCGTCGAAAGCGAGGCGCCCCTATTTATCCTCTACACCTCTGGCTCTACTGGCAAACCCAAGGGTGTAATGCATACCAGTGCCGGCTACCTACTACAATCAGCAATGAGCCACAAATACGTTTTTGACTATAAAGACGGCGAGATTTTCTGGTGTACCGCCGACGTTGGCTGGATAACCGGCCACAGCTACATTGTTTATGGCCCGCTAGCCAACGGCGCAACCACACTACTATTTGAGGGCGTACCCACTTACCCAGATGCATCGCGCTTCTGGCAGGTCGTAGACAAACACAAGGTCAACATTTTTTATACTGCGCCAACCGCCTTACGCTCCCTTATGGGCGCGGGTGACGAGTTCGTTGAGAAAACAGATCGCAGCAGCTTACGCTTACTCGGCACAGTCGGCGAACCCATTAACCCAGAAGCATGGGAATGGTATCACCGCGTAATCGGTGACAGTCGCTGCCCAATAGTAGACACCTGGTGGCAAACAGAAACAGGGGCACATATGCTCACGCCGCTGCCCGGCGCCATCGACATGAAACCCGGCTCCGCAACCAGACCTTTCTTTGGCGTTGAACCCGCCCTGCTAGACAGCGACGACAAAGAAATAGTAGGTCCAGGCGAGGGCTTATTAGTGATTAAACGCTCATGGCCAGGCCAAATTCGCAGTGTATACGGTGACCATCAACGCCTAATAGAAACCTACTTCAGCACCCATCCCGGCTACTACTTCACCGGTGATGGCGCCCGTCGCGATGCCGATGGTGACTACTGGATTACTGGTCGCGTAGATGACGTGCTCAATATATCCGGCCACCGCATGGGCACCGCCGAAGTCGAGAGTGCGCTAGTGTTACATGAAGACGTCGCCGAGGCAGCTGTTGTTGGCTACCCCCACGACATTAAAGGACAGGGAATTTACGCCTATGTCACCCTGATGCACGACATAGAGGGCAGCGACGAACTCAGCCGTGAACTCATCGCCCTTTGCGTAAAAGAAATAGGGCCCATCGCCAAACCGGATTTAATCCAATGGGCACCCGGCCTACCAAAAACACGCTCAGGCAAGATAATGCGCCGTATTTTACGGAAGATCTCCGCCAATGAATTAGACACTCTGGGCGACATATCAACCTTAGCTGACCCTGCGGTGGTAGAAGAGCTTATCGACCATCGTATGAATCGTTAA
- a CDS encoding thiolase family protein, protein MRQVAYVAGVGMTPFGNAIDKTLNELACASIADALKDAGISKGDLNAAYMGNAAASVITGQVCVSGQVALRSMGIGKIPVVNIENACATSATAFQQACTMVTLGVYDVVLVCGYEKLYHEDKNKTFSVFTGAIDVTQTDAIKARLKARNDAIGQPLDMSGAGSSRSIFIDIYATWAREHMHRYGTTQRQLAAVSAKNSLHGSLNPKSQFRSIVTIAEVLSAREIVAPLTLPMCAPIGDGAAAVVVVSDRFAKKIGKKRCIRVNASSLHSGWDVEEGELPMVSSAVSELYEDASLGPQDLNCVELHDASAISEIKYYEYLGLCEAGAGGEYVESGASSLGGRVPVNTSGGLMRKGHPIGATGAAQIVELVMQLRGEAGARQVSGARVALAENGGGYIGTDAAALVLSILTKE, encoded by the coding sequence GTGAGGCAAGTTGCTTACGTTGCCGGTGTCGGTATGACTCCGTTTGGCAACGCCATAGATAAAACCCTTAATGAGTTGGCGTGTGCGTCCATTGCGGATGCATTAAAAGATGCCGGTATCAGCAAGGGGGATCTCAATGCCGCTTACATGGGTAATGCTGCGGCGAGCGTCATCACTGGCCAGGTCTGTGTGTCTGGCCAAGTAGCATTGCGAAGCATGGGTATTGGAAAGATTCCCGTCGTTAACATAGAAAATGCTTGCGCAACGTCGGCAACTGCTTTTCAGCAAGCGTGCACTATGGTGACGTTAGGTGTCTATGATGTGGTGTTGGTGTGTGGTTATGAAAAGCTCTATCACGAAGATAAAAATAAAACATTCTCGGTTTTTACTGGCGCTATCGATGTTACCCAAACGGATGCAATCAAGGCGCGCTTGAAGGCGCGAAACGACGCTATCGGTCAGCCTTTAGATATGTCGGGGGCTGGCAGTAGTCGATCAATATTTATTGATATTTACGCGACCTGGGCCCGCGAACACATGCATCGCTACGGCACAACACAAAGACAATTGGCGGCAGTTTCTGCAAAAAACTCGCTTCACGGTAGCTTAAATCCAAAATCTCAATTTCGTAGTATTGTCACGATTGCCGAGGTGCTCTCAGCGAGGGAAATTGTCGCTCCGCTTACCTTGCCTATGTGCGCGCCCATAGGCGATGGGGCTGCGGCAGTCGTCGTTGTCAGTGATCGCTTTGCGAAAAAGATAGGTAAAAAACGCTGCATCCGGGTCAACGCATCTAGTCTGCATAGCGGCTGGGATGTCGAGGAGGGTGAGCTACCTATGGTGTCTAGTGCGGTTTCAGAGCTGTACGAGGATGCTAGTTTGGGGCCTCAAGATCTTAATTGTGTCGAGCTTCACGATGCATCTGCTATTTCAGAAATAAAATACTACGAATACTTGGGTTTGTGTGAAGCCGGCGCCGGTGGAGAGTATGTAGAAAGTGGTGCGTCGTCACTTGGTGGCAGGGTCCCAGTGAATACCTCTGGGGGTCTTATGAGAAAGGGGCATCCGATAGGAGCTACCGGCGCGGCCCAGATAGTGGAGTTGGTGATGCAGCTGCGCGGGGAGGCGGGCGCGCGCCAAGTAAGTGGTGCTAGGGTTGCGCTAGCTGAAAACGGTGGTGGTTATATCGGCACAGATGCCGCTGCTTTGGTGCTCAGTATTTTAACAAAAGAATAA
- a CDS encoding glucose 1-dehydrogenase, with the protein MSCQGKVALVTGAGVGIGAATSKGLAAAGAVVVVTDIDQASGAQVAAEINSAGHQAIFLSLDVCDEAQWHSVITDVVARYGGLQILVNNAGIANICGIEDETLAGWRKTNAINSDAVFLGTREAIRVMKASGGSIVNISSIEGIVGDPMLPAYNASKGAVRAFTKSVALYCADKDYSIRVNSVHPGYVVTPLVSGALARLSSGDAEAFAQRVLASIPMGRMAEPEEIAKGIVFLASDDASYMTGSELIMDGGYTAR; encoded by the coding sequence ATGTCTTGTCAGGGAAAAGTGGCATTGGTGACTGGTGCCGGCGTAGGGATAGGGGCAGCAACAAGTAAGGGCTTGGCTGCTGCGGGTGCCGTTGTTGTGGTGACCGATATCGACCAAGCATCCGGTGCTCAAGTGGCTGCTGAAATTAATTCGGCGGGGCACCAAGCTATTTTCTTGAGCCTTGATGTCTGTGACGAAGCGCAGTGGCACTCCGTGATAACTGATGTTGTGGCACGTTACGGTGGCTTACAAATTCTGGTTAATAATGCGGGTATTGCCAATATCTGCGGGATTGAAGACGAGACCTTAGCGGGTTGGCGCAAAACCAATGCCATCAATAGTGATGCGGTGTTCTTGGGTACTCGCGAGGCGATTCGAGTGATGAAAGCTTCAGGTGGAAGTATTGTTAATATTTCCTCTATAGAAGGTATTGTCGGTGACCCGATGTTACCTGCTTACAATGCGAGTAAAGGGGCGGTGCGCGCATTTACAAAATCTGTAGCCTTGTATTGTGCGGATAAGGATTACTCTATTAGAGTCAATTCCGTTCATCCGGGCTACGTTGTTACGCCTTTAGTGAGTGGTGCCTTGGCGCGATTAAGTAGTGGTGATGCAGAAGCATTCGCGCAGCGCGTTTTGGCGAGTATTCCGATGGGTCGAATGGCGGAGCCGGAAGAAATTGCCAAAGGCATAGTATTTTTAGCATCTGATGATGCCAGCTATATGACGGGTTCAGAATTGATTATGGATGGTGGTTACACTGCGCGATAG
- a CDS encoding MDR family oxidoreductase, whose product MEQTYKALVATRQDGKLSVGFEQLAASDIGDGDVEIAVEYSTLNYKDGLAMSDAIPIVQQDRLILGIDMAGTVASSDNPRFIVGDKVVMNGYGASETHHGGYTQRLRTNADYLVKLPAGINTRQAMAIGTAGYTAMLSVMRLEKMDVRPESGVVLVTGASGGVGTVAISLLSALGYRVTASTGRLQEADFLKGLGASDVINRAELSEPGEMMQAPRWAAAVDSCGSHTLANVIAQLHYSGVVTACGLAQGLDLPANMMPFALRNVSLLGVDSVHAPMSLREEAWGRLAKDLDMAKLEALTVNIPFDDLPVAPGKILQGQIRGRAVVEITD is encoded by the coding sequence ATGGAACAGACGTATAAGGCCTTGGTGGCGACACGCCAAGACGGAAAACTATCAGTGGGTTTTGAGCAGCTGGCGGCATCAGATATTGGTGACGGCGATGTGGAAATTGCCGTTGAGTATTCTACTTTGAACTATAAGGACGGTTTGGCAATGAGTGATGCCATTCCCATCGTTCAGCAAGACCGCTTGATTTTGGGTATTGATATGGCCGGTACGGTTGCTAGCTCGGATAACCCTCGCTTTATTGTTGGAGATAAAGTGGTGATGAATGGCTACGGCGCGTCGGAAACCCATCATGGTGGATACACTCAGCGGCTTCGTACCAATGCCGACTACCTAGTAAAACTGCCTGCAGGTATTAACACTCGTCAGGCGATGGCAATTGGCACGGCGGGATACACCGCGATGTTATCGGTGATGCGCTTAGAAAAAATGGATGTTAGACCTGAATCAGGTGTTGTCCTAGTCACCGGCGCATCAGGTGGCGTAGGCACCGTGGCAATTTCATTGCTGTCTGCGCTGGGCTACCGGGTTACGGCGTCAACAGGTCGCTTGCAAGAAGCAGACTTTCTAAAAGGTCTTGGTGCTAGCGACGTGATAAACCGCGCCGAGCTCTCTGAGCCGGGTGAGATGATGCAAGCACCGCGTTGGGCTGCTGCTGTCGATTCTTGCGGCAGTCATACCTTGGCAAACGTCATAGCGCAGCTTCATTACAGCGGTGTAGTGACCGCCTGTGGCTTGGCTCAAGGTCTGGACCTCCCAGCTAATATGATGCCCTTTGCACTGCGCAATGTATCTTTGCTTGGTGTCGATTCTGTACACGCACCTATGTCATTAAGAGAAGAAGCGTGGGGCAGGTTAGCGAAGGATTTAGATATGGCGAAATTGGAAGCCTTGACGGTAAATATCCCTTTCGATGATCTACCCGTTGCCCCAGGTAAAATTTTGCAGGGCCAAATACGCGGGCGCGCCGTAGTCGAAATTACTGACTAA
- the panC gene encoding pantoate--beta-alanine ligase, which yields MKTYSTAASLRAALNAGKRAGKTVAFVPTMGNLHEGHLRLVQRARQHADIVVVSIFVNPLQFGANEDLSSYPRTLAADKEKLFAAGAQCLFLPQVNEIYPEGMDSHSKIAVPELSDEHCGASRPGHFTGVATVVAKLFNIVQPDTAVFGEKDFQQLSVIRKMVRDLCMPINIIGVATARAEDGLALSSRNGYLNAEQRRIAPILHQVLQETREAIACGYDSYSKLEQHAKISLIKAGLESDYFAICDARTLRSVTPDTEEVVILAAAKLGSTRLIDNVTLNVNPSADWGMLAAN from the coding sequence ATGAAAACTTACAGCACAGCCGCATCACTACGGGCAGCTCTCAATGCGGGTAAACGCGCCGGTAAAACCGTCGCCTTTGTACCGACTATGGGCAATCTCCACGAGGGGCATTTGCGCCTCGTTCAGCGTGCCCGTCAGCACGCCGACATCGTGGTTGTGAGCATCTTTGTTAACCCGCTGCAGTTTGGCGCCAACGAAGATCTCAGCAGCTACCCGCGCACCCTAGCCGCAGACAAAGAAAAGTTGTTTGCCGCCGGAGCGCAATGCTTATTCCTTCCGCAGGTAAATGAAATTTACCCAGAAGGCATGGACAGCCACAGCAAAATCGCTGTGCCAGAGTTGTCCGACGAACACTGTGGAGCAAGTCGACCCGGTCATTTTACCGGTGTTGCAACAGTCGTCGCGAAGCTTTTTAATATTGTACAGCCAGATACTGCGGTATTTGGTGAGAAGGATTTTCAGCAACTTAGCGTTATCCGTAAAATGGTACGCGACCTGTGCATGCCGATTAACATTATTGGCGTTGCGACTGCCCGTGCTGAAGACGGTTTAGCGCTGAGTTCTCGCAATGGCTATCTCAATGCCGAACAGCGCAGAATTGCACCGATTTTGCACCAAGTATTACAGGAAACTCGCGAGGCTATCGCCTGCGGTTACGACAGCTATAGCAAATTAGAACAGCACGCTAAGATCAGCCTTATAAAGGCTGGCTTGGAATCTGACTATTTTGCTATTTGCGATGCTCGTACACTGCGCTCGGTAACTCCGGATACCGAAGAAGTGGTCATACTCGCTGCTGCCAAGCTTGGCAGCACGCGTTTGATCGACAACGTCACCCTGAATGTTAACCCCAGCGCCGACTGGGGAATGTTGGCTGCCAATTAA
- a CDS encoding SDR family NAD(P)-dependent oxidoreductase, with protein MNKELSVFGLEGKVAVVTGAGTGIGEACARLFAKAGAAVMLSDINREACERIAADLNEQGLQARAMRLDVTSEADWAELKTALQGWKNRWDVLLNNAGIYIGGMLEDNTIAQVSKINQINIESVFLGTRTAAESMKPGSTFGRGGSIINLSSIAGLVGVPGHSIYGATKGAVRSLSKHSAVEFAKFGYGVRVNSLHPGLIETSMGDQALQEFVDIGVVANVDEAAALLKSAMIPMGRLGNVKDIAYAALFLASDASSYVTGIELTVDGGFCAA; from the coding sequence ATGAATAAAGAACTGAGCGTATTTGGCTTGGAAGGCAAGGTTGCGGTTGTAACTGGCGCCGGCACAGGGATTGGTGAGGCCTGCGCGCGGTTGTTTGCTAAAGCCGGCGCTGCAGTGATGCTTAGCGATATTAATCGTGAGGCCTGTGAGCGTATTGCCGCTGATTTAAATGAGCAGGGATTGCAGGCCAGAGCGATGCGCCTGGATGTGACAAGTGAGGCGGATTGGGCTGAGTTAAAGACAGCGCTGCAAGGATGGAAGAATCGCTGGGATGTATTGCTTAATAATGCGGGAATCTACATCGGGGGCATGCTTGAAGACAACACGATTGCGCAGGTAAGTAAAATTAATCAGATCAATATTGAGTCAGTCTTTTTAGGTACCCGCACCGCGGCTGAGAGTATGAAGCCGGGATCAACATTCGGACGGGGAGGTTCCATTATTAATCTGTCATCAATTGCGGGCTTGGTTGGTGTTCCTGGCCACAGTATTTACGGTGCAACGAAGGGCGCTGTGCGCTCCTTAAGCAAGCATAGTGCGGTTGAGTTTGCCAAGTTTGGCTACGGCGTTCGTGTTAATTCCCTGCACCCTGGTTTGATTGAAACCTCAATGGGGGATCAGGCCTTACAGGAATTTGTTGATATTGGCGTCGTTGCGAATGTTGATGAGGCGGCTGCCTTGCTGAAGTCAGCCATGATACCAATGGGGCGCTTAGGTAATGTGAAGGATATTGCTTATGCGGCATTATTTTTGGCTTCGGATGCCAGTTCCTATGTAACCGGAATTGAGCTGACAGTTGATGGCGGTTTTTGCGCAGCTTAA
- the panD gene encoding aspartate 1-decarboxylase — MQSVMLKAKLHKARVTHAVLDYEGSCAIDGKLLDMSSIREFEQIQIYNVTNGERFTTYAIRGEDNSGIISINGAAAHKANVDDVIIICAYATYSEAELINFKPRLIYMNADNTVSHASNAIPVQVA, encoded by the coding sequence ATGCAGTCAGTTATGCTGAAAGCTAAACTTCACAAAGCCCGAGTTACTCATGCAGTGCTTGATTACGAAGGCTCTTGCGCCATTGACGGGAAATTACTCGACATGTCGAGTATCCGTGAATTTGAGCAGATTCAAATTTACAACGTCACCAATGGCGAACGCTTCACCACTTATGCAATTCGTGGCGAAGATAATAGCGGCATCATTTCTATAAACGGTGCTGCGGCGCATAAAGCCAACGTCGATGACGTCATAATCATCTGTGCTTATGCAACATATTCTGAGGCCGAGCTAATAAACTTTAAGCCGCGTCTTATTTATATGAATGCTGACAATACCGTCAGCCATGCCAGTAACGCCATTCCTGTTCAGGTCGCCTGA